TAGGTGTTCAGTTATCCGTGATCCGAAGTGGGAGCTCAGTGTCCTTTGTAATTGGCTCCTACAAAATACCTTGTGAGTCCCTAAAACGTATAGATCATCGAGCTGCTTAGCAGCGTTTCTTTCTGAGGCACGTTTCTCGCCACAATATTGTCGAAGCTGTATTCGTAACCTAACCGGACGGTGAAGCCATTGGTGATTTTACCGTCCAGCTTGACTTCAAACCGGTAACCCCAGTTTTCATTATCATCGGGTGCTATATAGGCTTCAGCTTCCTGGACTAGTGAGTAGCTCTTGCCGATGTCATAAACAGAATCCTGGAAGACGGAAGTTAGAAACTCGAACCCACCTAGATCGCTGCTGCCATTATTGAAGTCTTCGAACTTTATCGCAGCTTCACCACCCACTGAATATTCAAAAGAAGGTGAGACCTTTTTCTTCCAACCTCCACCGAGGCCTTGTTCGATCATGTGATTGATTTTTCTAAGGGGATCCCGGCGGTATGAGGAAGAAGCCTGGATGAAAAGGTCTCTTTGCTGTTGTCGGCGAAATCGAAAAATACCGCTGTAGCGATCAGCACTCGTATCACCATCTGTTTCGCTGTAACGGTAGTCTGAATCTAGTCGGTATTCACTTTTTCCGTTTTTCCAACGGCTGTTGTAGAAGATTCGAAAGTCAGTCTGATCCCTGCGGCTGGCTCGATCGGTGAATGAAAAACCGAATCTTGAGTTCATCCGCTTCAATGTTTCAACCAACTCCTTGGGTGTGTTCCGCACGTAAATCGGAATTTGCTTCACGATAGGTTTAACTCCGGATGCCTCTCCCTGATCTTTTGGTTCGAGTTCCTTGGGTTCCTTTGACTCCGCCAACTCTGGTTTGGAAACCTTTTTCGTTTCCTCAGCTTTTGGCTTCTCAGCTTTAGGCTCAGAGCTGGCTATAGCCGGTGCCACTGGATGCTCGAGCAAGGGCCATTCGGCGAGGTCTTTCTTCGCAATCTCGATCTCACCCAGGATTGGATGACGCAGAGTGAGATGGTCATCCGATTCAACGACGAGATCGCCTTGTAAGCGGTCGCCATTCTTCAGGAAAATTTCAATTCCCGAAAGGGAGGACGTGGTGATAATTAAGGATAAGAGCAAGCAAGCAGGTCGCAAGTGCATGATGGGCCTATGTATTTGCACGAAGCTTTTTCAAAAGCCTAGGATAAAATGGATGGTTTTGGGATTATTTAGGGCTTCAATTAGTCTTAACTCCTGAAAAATCAAGTTCCCTTCTTATTTCTCGAATAAGTTGCACTAAATCCTTCGGAAATCGTTCTAACTTCATTGACTCCACACTTGGCTGTTACCTTATTTATCTGGCCAAAATCGGGGATCTTTTTTCCGATGGCCCGTCTTCCAGCCCTATTGTGCGCATGAAACTAACAAAAACCGCATTGTCCGCGATCGTATCGGTGATCCTGTCGCTGTTCATCGCTTGTTCAAAAGAACCCTCGGTGCAGAAATACAAGGTAAGCAAAACCGCCGTGCCTCAAGCGGATGTCATGGCATCTGCAGGTGCAGGTAGCGGCACTGTAACCGACACGGGTTTACCTTTTACCTGGGTAACTCCAAGCAGTTGGGTGGAAGGGAAATCCTCATCCATGCGCTTGGCTAGTTACGATGTGCCATTATCGAACGGAGAAACAGGAGACTTCTCGCTGGTTCAGCTCGGAGGTGGAGCAGGGGGAACCATGGCGAATATCAATCGCTGGCGTGGTCAGATTGGTCTCGGTCCTGCCCAACCGGAGGAATTGGCCCAAGTGGCTCACCTCCATAATACAGCCCAAGGTCAACAGTACCTGCATATCACCTTGATCAATCCGGACAATCCATCCAGCGCGATCGCGGCTGGCATATTCGAGCAACCCGAATTTGTTCTTTTTGCGAAGTTTACCGCTACGGCAGCTGGCCTTGAAGAAGCACGACTAGATTTCGAAGCCTTCTGTAACTCAATCGCATTTAAAAATCTTTAGACCCAGTTGTATGAGTGATAGAAAGACAAAATCAGGAGCTCAAAAGCTCATCGATTTCCTGGCGACCCCGGAAATCTTTTTCTATACCGCGATCTGGATGATCGTATTGCTGGTCTTTGGAACAATAGATCAAAAATACGTGGGGCTCTATATGGCCCAGCACAAATATTTCTCGTCGTGGTTTGTGTGGGTAATTTTCCCAGGTGGTCGATTGGCCATGACGGTGATGTTCGTTAATCTATTTTGTAAGTTGGTTTTTAAGAGCCCATTACGGTGGAATCGATTTGGAACCTTGGTGACTCACTCGGGCATGCTGCTGCTGCTGCTAGGTGGATTTTTTACTGCTTACTTTTCAAAAGAAGGAAGAATGGTAATTCCTGAAGGGGCGACGACTTCCTACTTTGATGATTTTCACATCCTCGAGATCGCGGTCATCGACAAATCACCTGAAGATCACGACGCAGTCATCGCTTTTTCGAATGAATACATTCAAGAGGGTGCTGTTATTTCGGATCCAGACTTTCCGTTTACAATCACCTTGGAGAGCTATCATCGCAATGTAGACCTTGGTCAGATGGAAGGCGAAGCCGCTGGTCATTTGCGAGGAGCTGCAAAACGGTTTCAGCTTGTTGAGAAAGAGCTAAAGCTGGAGCATGAAACGAATATGGCCGGGATGCTCATCTCGATCAAAGGGTTAGATGGCGATGCAGATGGCACCTACCTGGTGTTTCAACACATGAGAGTGCCTCAAGTAGTTACAGCCGGTGGAAAGGAATACGTGATTGAACTGCGAAACAAACGCTATCAATTGCCTTTCGCTGTTGAGCTGATCGACTTCGTGCAAAAAGTTTATCCTGGGACCAATACACCTTCGCACTACAGTTCACTCGTAAATGTCGTAAGTGGCGATTTTAAACGGGAGGTATTGATCTCGATGAATGAACCTCTCCGCAATCTCGACTACACCTTTTATCAATTCTCCTTCTTTGAGGAGACTTCGGATGAGGGAACTGTGCTTCAAGTAGTGCAGAACGCCGGGCGCAATTATCCTTACATCTCGAGTTGCATCATGGCGCTTGGGCTCTTCCTCCATTTAATCATTCAAGTTCCAAAATTAATCGTACGGTCCAAACATAAAAAGGAGGTTTCGGCGTAATGAAAACATTTCTGTTAAGCTTTATTGTTTGCCTGGGTGCATTAGTCGCTCATGGGGGGTCTTACGAGTCACCCGTCAAAGCCGGAGATCTGGCTGCGTTGGTCGTTCAAGATCAAGGCCGTCTCAAACCTTTGGATACGTATGCACGGTCGCAGCTATTATTGTATCGCAGTAGTGCCTCCATCGACGGGCAAAAGGCTATTGATTGGTTGTTGGAGTTGTGGCTGTTTCCCGAAATTGCCTATGAGCGTAAGGTGTTCAGGATGCTGGACGAAAAAGATGCGATCATTGGATTGGGAATCGGTTTCAATCGCAAGGATCCTTATTACTCTTTCCGCACCTTGAGTGAGGCCATCAACGAGCGTATGGAATCTTTGCGCCAGTTGAGTGAAAAAGACCCCGAAGCTAGGACGCGAGCTGAGACGCAGACCTTGGTCGTTTATCGCAAGGTCATGCAATACTTGGCGCTTAGCAGAGCATGGACAGCCCTGGAAGCGGACATTACGATTAGTAATGCAGCGTTAGCTGATGCTATCGGTCTGGAAGCTGGAAAAGCATACACTTATCGAGAGTTCATGGAATCGCGCGAGGCTTTGGCGGCTGAACTACAGGCGTTGCAGGGGCGGCAAGCGGGCGATGACATTAATGAAAAAGAAAGTGCCATGGTGGGTCTGGTTCAAGTCTTGCAAGTCAAGATGGCAGATCAGTCCGCGGATATATTGCAGGTATTAAAGCCAGAAGGAGATCAAGAAGAAAGCCTTTGGACATCCGTTTGGGGCATCATGGATGGGCGTGTTTTTTCAGATTGGGAAGCGTCGCGAATCCAGGAACTGGAAGCGATCTATGCGGCCTTTAAAAACGATCCATTCGCGGACGTGTCCGGGTTGGTTGAAACGGCCAATGCTTCTTTGACAACCGATGTGCGTTACAGCTCTGAGTTATTCTATAATAAGTCTAATCTGTTTTTTATAAGCACGCTCCTTTACACATTCTCTTTTCTTCTTCTGCTGCTTAGCTACATGTTCAATAGTAAGTGGTTAAGTATTGGTTCGCTTGCTTGTCTAGTTGCTGGATTATGTATCCATATGGGCGGCATAGCGATGCGTGTCTATATTATGGCTCGTCCGCCGGTGGGCACACTCTACGAGTCTATTATCTTTGTATCCGCATTTTTGGTACTGGTGGCCGTCGTTATAGAATTTATTCGACGAGATACTCTGGGACTGATTCTCGGATCCGTTGCTGGTGTCATACTCAATTACATTGGTTCGCGCTATGCATTGGATGGAGATACCAATCAAATGTTGGTTGCGGTATTAAATACCAAGTTCTGGTTGCTGACTCACGTTCAGACTATTTCGATTGGTTATTCAATTGCGCTTTTGGCAGGTCTAGCAGCCCATGCCTATTTGTTCATTCGCGTGATAAAGCCTGATGATCGGGAACAGCAATTGAGTATATTTAAGGTGTCTTATGGCGTTGCTTTAGTCGCGGTGTTCTTCACCACGTTTGGCACAATTCTTGGAGGTATCTGGGGTGACCAATCCTGGGGACGCTTTTGGGGTTGGGATCCCAAGGAGAATGGGGCGTTACTCATTGTTCTGTGGCTCTTGGCGGTCGTTCACGGGCGACTGGCTGGTCGTTTAAAAGAATTGAGCTTCTCAGTAGCCTTGGCTCTTACGCCGATAACTGTGGCTGTCGCCTGGTTTGGGGTGAACCTACTACAAGTGGGCTTACACAGTTATGGCTTCGACGATGGAACGGCCAAGAAGTTACTATGGTTCTGTATTTTTGAAGTGGTCTACGCCTTTGGTTTGGGATTCTTCATTCATTTCAGAAAGAAGTCCGGCAAAAGGTCTACGGGAAACAAGAAACTTAATACGTCTCCTCAAACCAGTTGAGGATGGGATCTCTGATTTCGTTGAACCAGAAGGCAAGTGAGTCTTTGTCGGCTAGATCTATGCGAACGGAGCTTATTTGTCCGTTTCACTGACTGGACAGTCTATCGATTACAGCTTGTGTACTGATTGGGTTCTTCTCGCCATCAATAAACAGAATGGGTTGAGCTGCTTTCTCTGTCAGTCTGACGCATTTCCTTGCCATCAAGTTGAGGAATGAAAACGTTAAGGCATGTCCTGTCGCTATATCCCCTGTATGGCTTTCCTTTCGGTTTGCTTATTCTTCCAATCGTGTGGTGTTTTGAAAAAGCCGATGGCTGGCCAGGGAGTTCTGGTAGGGGAAGTCACCGATACGACGGCCCTCGCTCAAGTTCGACTGACTGAGTCGGATACTTTGGTTGATGGCGACGTACCCGGAATGGAGGGAGTCGTGGTGTTCACCTTGATTCGTGAATCCGACCAGAAGGAGATCAGCCGAACGCAAGTCGACGCAGTGGAATTTCGTGACTTCATTGCCCGAGCAGCGTTTGACGAGTTAGAGCCGAACACCTCTTATCGGATTGATACAGAGATCGGGACCAACCTCCGTATGATGAATGAGGGTCCTTCTGCACATTTTAAAACGCATCCAGGTAAGAATATGTCAGTGCCTGTTCAGTTTGCCGTGGTGACTTGTATGAACTATGCCAAGTTTCACGGCGACAACCGGATCGATAAAGAAATCCATCTTCTCCATAACGCGACCGAGTTGGCGGATCCCTATGATGGTCCTGATAAGCATCTTGGGTATCCTGGACTCGAAACACTCTTAAAAATTAAGCCCGACTTTATAGTCGGTGCTGGTGATACGGTTTACTACGATACGCCGAAAGAGCCCCGCGCCGAAACGGTGCCGGAGATGCGCCAGAAATGGCACGAGCAGTTCGTCCAGCCACGCTTTCGTGATTTGTTTGCTGAGGTTCCGACGTTCTGGGAAGTCGACGATCACGACTATCGTATTGATGATGGAGACATCACGGGAGATTATCTGCCTACACCGGGGGATGCTCGGCGCATGTTGCTGGAACAGTTGCCGTTTGGAGAACATGGTGACATGGATGTAAAGACCTACCGAACTTACAGAGTTTCTAAAGAGCTTCAGGTGTGGTTCGTGGAAAACCGGATGTATCGATCTCCCAATGCCATGGAAGATGGACCCGAAAAAACCATTTGGGGGGCAGAGCAAAAGGCATGGCTCAAGCAGACACTTCAGGCAAGTGATGCTCCCTTTAAAATAATGATATCTCCGACGCCGATGATCGGTCCTGATTCACTGCACAAGTTCGACAATCACACCAATATTCTAGGTTTTAGGCATGAGAGGGATGAGTTCTTTAAATGGCTGGTTGATACCGGAATTGGGCACGATAATTTTTACCTGATTACGGGTGATCGTCATTGGCAGTATCATTCGATTTCTCCAGAAGGAATTCAAGAGTTCGCCTGTGGTGCTTTAACGGATACCAACTCTCGGCTGGGAGTGAATCCGGGAAATCCGAATGGAACGGATCCGGACGCACTCGTGAATCAGGTTTATTCCCAGAATCCTAAATCGGGTGGATTCCTTTTGGTGAGAGTGGAACCAAATGGAAGTGGAGGAAAGCCAGAGCTCATCTTTGACTTCCGAGACGAAAAGGGTGTGAAGCTCTATCATCAATCAAAGCAATAAGGGAATGATGAACCATCTTCGAATCTTCTTACTGGTTTCATTCCTGTCGGTTTCGATTAACCTCACAGCTCAGATACCAAAGCAGCCCAATGTATTATTTATCGCTATTGATGATTTAAATACTCGTCTTGGTTGCTATGGCTTTGATCGCATTACGTCTCCCCATATTGATCGCCTGGCTTCAGAAGGAGTGCGCTTCGATCGTGCCTATTGTCAGTATCCCTCATGCGGTCCCAGTCGAACGTCTGTGTTAACTGGACTGCGTCCGCAAACAACCGGCATGATCAATAACCGGATGTCCTTTCGTGAGTTGGCTCCTGACGCGGTGACCTTGCCACAACTTTTTAAAAAGAACGGCTACTTTACCGGGCGCGTGGGAAAGATTTTTCACCAACGGGTGCCATTGGATATTGGCACGAGTGGCCCCGATGACCGTGCCTCCTGGCATGAAGTCGTAAATCCCAGGGGTCGGGATGTAGATGACAAAGATCTTATGACTATTTACACCCATAAATTGGCCATTACTGACACGATGGGTTTTCTCAAAGCGGAAGGCGAAGATGCCGAACAGACCGATGGGAAAGTGGTGGATGAAACGATTCGCATGTTGGAACAGCGGAAAGACGAACCCTTCTTTATCGCTGCCGGACTCTATCGTCCGCACACGCCCTACATCGCACCCAAGAAATATTTTGAACTCTATGACCTTGAAACAACCCAGGTTCCTTATTTGCCTCCCGAGTATCGTGACACGGTTCCGGCTGGTGCATTGAGCTCGACCGCAGATTGGCCTAATTTCGGAACGACTGAAGATGAAGCACGCGATTGTATACTCGCTTATGATGCCTGTATTTCCTTTGCGGATGCGCAGATAGGACGCTTACTCGCGGCAGTCGACCGCCTTGGCTTGCGTGACAACACCATCGTCGTTCTGTGGGGAGACCACGGGTATCACTTGGGTGAACACGGACTTTGGCGAAAGAATAGTTTGTATGAGGAATCCGCTCGAGCTCCGTTGATTTTTCGCGTTCCTGGAATGGAAGCCTCTCCAAGTGGCAGTCCCCGTATCGTAGAGTTCGTGGACATCTATCCGACTCTCGCAGATTTGGCAGATCTTAATCCACCGAGTGAGCTGGAGGGAGTGAGCTTACGTCCGTTGCTGGAAGACCCAAAGATGGCCTGGAGTCGACCTGCCTTTATCCAAACTCTTTATCTGGATACACCTGGCTATAGTGTGCGTACCGATCGATGGCGTTATGTGGAGTGGGGGACCGCAGGTGAAGCGGGGTTCGAACTTTATGACCAAGCGTTCGATCCACTGGAAATGAATAATTTGGCTGGTGATGAACTTTACCAGGAGGTGTGCGTACAATTGAGCGCTTTGGCAAATCGGAACTGGCCATCGCGCTAAGAACTTTGAACATCATTAACTATGAGTGCAGAAGCAAAAATTAAAGAACTTGGACTGGAACTTCCACCCCCACCACCTAAAGGCGGTGTTTACAAGCCAGTGGTGGTTGTAGACGGCCTGGCCTATTTTTCAGGACATGGACCCTACAAGAGTGATGGATCCTTGTATGTAGGAAGAGTGGGCGACCAAGTAGACCAGGAATTTGCAACTCAGGCTGCGCGGCAAACCGGGCTCGCCATCCTAGCTACTTTGCAGGACCAGCTAGGCTCGCTGGATAGAATCAAAAGTGTAGTGAAATTATTGGGACTCGTGAACAGCGCTCCTGATTTTTACAGTCATCCAGCCGTAATCAATGGCTGTAGTGAACTATTTGCAGATGTTTTTGGTGAGGACGCGGGTGTTGGTACTCGATCCGCTTTCGGTGTGGCTGCTCTTCCTGGAAATATTTCCGTGGAGATTGAAGGCATCTTCGAGGTTGAGTAACCTGGGATTGGAAGACCCATGGTGTTACGACCATGACTACAATAAAAGTGTAGCGATGCTCGTGAGAG
This genomic stretch from Opitutia bacterium ISCC 52 harbors:
- a CDS encoding RidA family protein — translated: MSAEAKIKELGLELPPPPPKGGVYKPVVVVDGLAYFSGHGPYKSDGSLYVGRVGDQVDQEFATQAARQTGLAILATLQDQLGSLDRIKSVVKLLGLVNSAPDFYSHPAVINGCSELFADVFGEDAGVGTRSAFGVAALPGNISVEIEGIFEVE
- a CDS encoding sulfatase; protein product: MMNHLRIFLLVSFLSVSINLTAQIPKQPNVLFIAIDDLNTRLGCYGFDRITSPHIDRLASEGVRFDRAYCQYPSCGPSRTSVLTGLRPQTTGMINNRMSFRELAPDAVTLPQLFKKNGYFTGRVGKIFHQRVPLDIGTSGPDDRASWHEVVNPRGRDVDDKDLMTIYTHKLAITDTMGFLKAEGEDAEQTDGKVVDETIRMLEQRKDEPFFIAAGLYRPHTPYIAPKKYFELYDLETTQVPYLPPEYRDTVPAGALSSTADWPNFGTTEDEARDCILAYDACISFADAQIGRLLAAVDRLGLRDNTIVVLWGDHGYHLGEHGLWRKNSLYEESARAPLIFRVPGMEASPSGSPRIVEFVDIYPTLADLADLNPPSELEGVSLRPLLEDPKMAWSRPAFIQTLYLDTPGYSVRTDRWRYVEWGTAGEAGFELYDQAFDPLEMNNLAGDELYQEVCVQLSALANRNWPSR
- a CDS encoding cytochrome c biogenesis protein ResB; translated protein: MSDRKTKSGAQKLIDFLATPEIFFYTAIWMIVLLVFGTIDQKYVGLYMAQHKYFSSWFVWVIFPGGRLAMTVMFVNLFCKLVFKSPLRWNRFGTLVTHSGMLLLLLGGFFTAYFSKEGRMVIPEGATTSYFDDFHILEIAVIDKSPEDHDAVIAFSNEYIQEGAVISDPDFPFTITLESYHRNVDLGQMEGEAAGHLRGAAKRFQLVEKELKLEHETNMAGMLISIKGLDGDADGTYLVFQHMRVPQVVTAGGKEYVIELRNKRYQLPFAVELIDFVQKVYPGTNTPSHYSSLVNVVSGDFKREVLISMNEPLRNLDYTFYQFSFFEETSDEGTVLQVVQNAGRNYPYISSCIMALGLFLHLIIQVPKLIVRSKHKKEVSA
- a CDS encoding DUF481 domain-containing protein; the encoded protein is MHLRPACLLLSLIITTSSLSGIEIFLKNGDRLQGDLVVESDDHLTLRHPILGEIEIAKKDLAEWPLLEHPVAPAIASSEPKAEKPKAEETKKVSKPELAESKEPKELEPKDQGEASGVKPIVKQIPIYVRNTPKELVETLKRMNSRFGFSFTDRASRRDQTDFRIFYNSRWKNGKSEYRLDSDYRYSETDGDTSADRYSGIFRFRRQQQRDLFIQASSSYRRDPLRKINHMIEQGLGGGWKKKVSPSFEYSVGGEAAIKFEDFNNGSSDLGGFEFLTSVFQDSVYDIGKSYSLVQEAEAYIAPDDNENWGYRFEVKLDGKITNGFTVRLGYEYSFDNIVARNVPQKETLLSSSMIYTF
- the ccsA gene encoding cytochrome c biogenesis protein CcsA; translation: MKTFLLSFIVCLGALVAHGGSYESPVKAGDLAALVVQDQGRLKPLDTYARSQLLLYRSSASIDGQKAIDWLLELWLFPEIAYERKVFRMLDEKDAIIGLGIGFNRKDPYYSFRTLSEAINERMESLRQLSEKDPEARTRAETQTLVVYRKVMQYLALSRAWTALEADITISNAALADAIGLEAGKAYTYREFMESREALAAELQALQGRQAGDDINEKESAMVGLVQVLQVKMADQSADILQVLKPEGDQEESLWTSVWGIMDGRVFSDWEASRIQELEAIYAAFKNDPFADVSGLVETANASLTTDVRYSSELFYNKSNLFFISTLLYTFSFLLLLLSYMFNSKWLSIGSLACLVAGLCIHMGGIAMRVYIMARPPVGTLYESIIFVSAFLVLVAVVIEFIRRDTLGLILGSVAGVILNYIGSRYALDGDTNQMLVAVLNTKFWLLTHVQTISIGYSIALLAGLAAHAYLFIRVIKPDDREQQLSIFKVSYGVALVAVFFTTFGTILGGIWGDQSWGRFWGWDPKENGALLIVLWLLAVVHGRLAGRLKELSFSVALALTPITVAVAWFGVNLLQVGLHSYGFDDGTAKKLLWFCIFEVVYAFGLGFFIHFRKKSGKRSTGNKKLNTSPQTS
- a CDS encoding alkaline phosphatase D family protein; the protein is MSCRYIPCMAFLSVCLFFQSCGVLKKPMAGQGVLVGEVTDTTALAQVRLTESDTLVDGDVPGMEGVVVFTLIRESDQKEISRTQVDAVEFRDFIARAAFDELEPNTSYRIDTEIGTNLRMMNEGPSAHFKTHPGKNMSVPVQFAVVTCMNYAKFHGDNRIDKEIHLLHNATELADPYDGPDKHLGYPGLETLLKIKPDFIVGAGDTVYYDTPKEPRAETVPEMRQKWHEQFVQPRFRDLFAEVPTFWEVDDHDYRIDDGDITGDYLPTPGDARRMLLEQLPFGEHGDMDVKTYRTYRVSKELQVWFVENRMYRSPNAMEDGPEKTIWGAEQKAWLKQTLQASDAPFKIMISPTPMIGPDSLHKFDNHTNILGFRHERDEFFKWLVDTGIGHDNFYLITGDRHWQYHSISPEGIQEFACGALTDTNSRLGVNPGNPNGTDPDALVNQVYSQNPKSGGFLLVRVEPNGSGGKPELIFDFRDEKGVKLYHQSKQ